The following are from one region of the Candidatus Dependentiae bacterium genome:
- the ftsZ gene encoding cell division protein FtsZ, whose translation MIELLDVQPENMAVASIKVIGVGGAGGNTVNSIVGANNIECIVANTDAQALSQSKSHHTVHIGVKSTRGLGTGANPELGKRAAEEDLDKILEAIGDADIVFLTAGMGGGTGSGALPVIAAALRERNVLSIAIVTKPFVFEGKRRAAVAAKAIEELRSKVDTLIVIPNQKLLETVDQKVSMIDAFSMINELLGKSVKGISDIITKPGHINVDFADVRTVMKDMGLAVMGTGVAIGQNRAQEAALQAISSPLLENMSIKGAHGVLLNITGGKNLGLHEISQAASVVYEQADENATIILGSVIDESMTDEVMVTIIATGFIPPKSGASSPFCSTR comes from the coding sequence ATGATTGAATTACTCGACGTTCAACCAGAAAACATGGCAGTTGCTAGTATTAAAGTTATTGGTGTTGGTGGCGCAGGTGGCAATACGGTAAACAGTATCGTTGGTGCCAATAACATAGAATGTATTGTTGCAAATACCGATGCGCAAGCATTGAGTCAGTCAAAATCACATCACACCGTCCATATTGGCGTAAAGTCAACGCGCGGCCTTGGTACTGGTGCAAATCCAGAATTGGGTAAACGAGCAGCAGAAGAAGATTTGGATAAAATATTAGAAGCGATTGGTGATGCTGACATTGTATTTTTAACCGCTGGCATGGGCGGCGGTACGGGGTCTGGCGCATTACCAGTCATTGCAGCAGCATTGCGTGAGCGTAATGTTTTATCGATTGCTATTGTTACTAAACCGTTTGTTTTTGAAGGCAAACGACGTGCAGCAGTGGCGGCAAAAGCAATAGAGGAATTGCGCAGCAAAGTCGACACTCTCATTGTTATTCCTAACCAAAAATTATTAGAAACAGTGGATCAAAAAGTTTCTATGATCGACGCTTTTTCTATGATTAATGAATTGCTGGGCAAATCGGTTAAAGGTATTTCGGACATTATAACCAAGCCTGGACATATCAATGTTGATTTTGCCGATGTTCGTACCGTTATGAAGGATATGGGCTTGGCCGTCATGGGTACCGGTGTTGCAATAGGTCAAAACCGTGCACAAGAAGCGGCACTGCAGGCAATATCCTCACCATTGCTTGAAAATATGAGCATTAAGGGTGCGCACGGCGTATTGCTTAATATTACCGGTGGCAAAAATCTTGGCCTGCACGAAATTAGCCAAGCGGCATCAGTGGTGTACGAACAAGCAGATGAAAACGCCACCATTATTCTTGGGTCGGTGATCGATGAGAGTATGACCGATGAAGTGATGGTGACCATCATTGCAACCGGTTTTATACCACCCAAAAGCGGAGCAAGCTCTCCATTTTGCAGCACAAG